From the Primulina tabacum isolate GXHZ01 chromosome 15, ASM2559414v2, whole genome shotgun sequence genome, one window contains:
- the LOC142527226 gene encoding protein CYSTEINE-RICH TRANSMEMBRANE MODULE 13-like: MSYYNQNQPPVGVPPPQGYPPEGYGKDAYPPPGYPPQGYPPQGYPPQGYPPQGYPPQYAPQYAPPPHQKQSGSGFMEGCLAALCCCCLLDACF; the protein is encoded by the exons ATGAGTTACTACAACCAGAATCAACCCCCTGTTGGTGTTCCTCCTCCTCAAG GATATCCGCCGGAGGGGTATGGAAAGGATGCGTATCCGCCGCCAGGCTACCCGCCGCAAGGGTACCCACCGCAGGGCTACCCACCACAGGGATACCCACCTCAAGGATATCCTCCGCAGTACGCCCCACAATACGCACCGCCACCTCATCAGAAGCAATCCGGTTCTGGCTTTATGGAAGGATG TTTGGCTGCACTATGCTGCTGTTGCCTCCTTGATGCATGCTTCTGA